ACCGACTCCGTCACGTAGTAGTTCTTGAGCTTCTCCCCGCCGCGCACTTCGTAACTCTCCGCGAAGATCGCGATGAGGACGGGCGCCGTCTCCAGGAACGGTTTGTGCTCGTCCGTTCCGAGGTGGGCGAGCGCCTCGAGCCACGCGGCCGGCGCGCGATGCTCGTAGAAGTCTCGCTCCTCCTTCTCCGCTTCCACCCGGATCCGGCGCTTAACCTCGGCGTCGCGCACGACGACGAAGTGCCACGGTTGCCGGTTCGCGCCGTTGGGGGCCGTTCCCGCCGCCTCGATGCAGGCGTCGATGACCTCGTCGGGAACCGGCTCGTCGGAATACTCGCGGACCGTCCGGCGTCGTCGCATCTCGTCGCGGAAGGCCCGCGCGCGACGCACCATCTCCTCTTCCCCCCGCCGCGTGAACGTCGGCAGCGGCACCGGACGGTACGCGCCCCCATCCGTCATCGGATCGACCTGCGAGCCACGGGATCGATCCCGGACTTCAACGGACTCCGACGAGACCCCGCGTCGCCTGAATCAGCTCCCGGGAATCGTAGCCGACGCCGTCCTTGAACACCCAGCGGACCGCGCGAATCGCACTCGGATCGCTCGCGGGATCGCCGCTCAGGACGATGAGGTCGGCGATCTTCCCGGCCTCCACGGTGCCGAGTTCGTCATCGACGCCGAGGATCTTCGCACCGTTGGCGCTCACCACCTGCACGGCCTGCACCGGCGTGAGTCCGGCCTCGAGCAGAAGCTCGAAGTTCCGCTGGTTCCCGAAGCCGGGGAGCGCGCCGCCGATGCCCGTGGGATCGACGCCCGAGGCGAGCAATCCACCCGCGTCGACGAACGCCTTCTCGAAGCGCAGTTCGGTCCGGAAGTGCTCGGGATCGGGTCCCATCTCCTGGATGCGCCCGCGCTCATCCAGGTAGGCTTCCCGGAGGTCCGGAGCCATCAGCTCCAGCGTCCGCTCGTCCACGACGTCGCGGTCGGGGAAGAACGCCTCGTAGACCGAGAGCGTGGCGGTGAGCCCCACGCCGGCCTCCACCATCGCTTCGATCGTCTCCTGCGCGATGGGCCCCGTGGGGTCAGAGCTGCCGGCCCGCTGCATGATGTTGCCTGGACAGCGGTCCGGCTCCTTCTCCGGCACGAAATCGGACGCTGTCAGCATCCCGTGCTCGAGGTTGTCGATCCCGAGCGCGACGGCCTCCTGGAAGCTCACGGAGCACAGGTGTCCGGTGACGCGCAGACCCAGGCGGTGCGCCTCCTCGATCGCCGCCGCCAGTTCCGCGCTCCCGATCGACGTGTACGCCTTCACCCACGTGGCCCCCTCTCCCGCCCAGTACTCGACGAAGCGCCGCGCCTGTTCGGGAGAGGTCACGCGGGCCTGGTGCGGCGCGCCCATCGAGCCGGTGATGTACGGCGCCGTGATATGGATGCGGGGGCCTGGAGAATCGCCGCGGTCGATCGCGTCCCTCAGGTGGACGTCCGCGTAGGGAGTGATGCTTCCGGTCGTGCGGACCGTCGTCACGCCGGAGCCGAGGTAGAGCCGCGGCGCGCTGTAGCCGAGCTGCACGCGCCGTCCCCCCACGGCGGTGTAGAAGAGGTGGTCGTGCATGCCGACCATCCCGGGGATCACCGTGTGGCCGCCCAGGTCGTGACGATCCGCGTCCTCCGGCACGTCGATGGACGCGGCGGGGCCCACGGCGGCGATCCGGCCGTCGCGCAGCAACACGGTCTGGTCCTCGAGGACCGGGCCGCCGGTGCCGTCGATCACGCGAACGTGTTCAAGCGCCACGGTCGGCCCCTGCACGGCGACATAGGCGCGGGTTTCCTCGGACAGCCGACCGTAGCTCTGCGCGGCCACGGGGTCGGCAAGCACCGTCGCGATGGCCGCGAAGGCGGCGAGCACTCTGGACATCTTCATTCCTCCCTCGACGGGTCCCCCGGTCACCTGATCCCCACCATCCCCTTCACGGAGTCAATGAGCTTCTCCGAGTCGTAACCCACACCGTCCTTGAACACGACGGTCACGTTCCTGATGATCGCGGAGTCCGACTCGAGGTCGCCCTCGAGCACGACGAGATCCGCGAGCTTTCCGGCCTCGATCGTTCCAAGCTCCTCGTCCACACCCATGATACGGGCGCCGTTGGCGCTCACGATCCGGACGACGGTGGAGGCGTCGAAACCCGCTTCGACGAGAAGCTCGTAGTTGCGCTGGTCTCCGAAGCCCGCGATGGCGCCCCCGATCCCCGTCGGGTCCACGCCCGCCGCGAGCACGCCCCCGGCCTCGACGAAACCGCGCTCGAACGCCATGTGCTTCTGGAGGTGCGCCTCCGTCATCGGCCAATCCGGGTTCGCCTCGATCGCGTCGACGGTCTCCAGATAATCCTCCCGCACCTCGGGCGCCATCGCCTCGAGCGTCCGCTCGTCGAGCACGGCGCGCCCTTTGGTCATGGGTTCGATCACGGCCATCGTCGAGGTCATGCCGACGTCGTTTTCGACCATCGAGAGGATCAGCGCCCTGGCGATCTCACCGGTCGGATCCCCCTCCTCTCCCACGGTGACCATCGAGTTGGGCGGACACTCGTCCGGCTGCTTGCGCGGATCGAAGTCCGTCGCCGTCCCGAAGCCGTGCTCGATGTTGTCCATCCCCATATCTACGGCTTCCTGGAAGGTGATCGAGCAGATGTGCCCCGTGACCCGAAGACCCTGCGCGTGTGCCTCCTCGATGACGGCGGCGAGTTCCGCACGCCGGATCGTCGTGTACGCCTTGATCCAGGAGACGCCCTCCCCCGCCCAGTAGCGGACGAAGCGGCGCGCTTCCTCGGGCGAGTTCACCTGCGCCATGTCCCCCAGCGCCGGGTTCGGCCCCGTGACGTACGGCGCCGTGACGTGCATGCGCGGTCCCGGCGCCAGACCCCGATCGATGCTCGATTTGACGTTGAGGTCCGCGTAGGGCGAGACGCTGCCCGTCGTGCGGATCGTCGTGACCCCGGCCGCGAGATAGAGTCTTGGGGAGGAGATGTTTCCCTGAGCCATCCGGCCGCCGGCGCCCATGAAGAACATGTGGTTGTGGAGCCCGATCATCCCCGGAATCACGGTGTGTCCCGGCAGGTCATGGACCTCGGCGCCCGGCGGGATCTCCACCGCGCCCGCCGGACCCACCGCGGCGATCCGGTTTCCCTCGATCACGACGGTCTGGTTCGTCCGGGCGCCGGACCCGGTGCCATCGATGACCTTTACGCCGGTGAGGGCGACCGTCGGGCCGGCGATGGAGACGAACTCGGAGGTCGCGTCGCCGAGTTCGGCCGCGGACTGCGCGGGCAGGTGAGCCGGAGCGATAAGGGCCGCGAGCGCGACGGGGGCCGCGATGAACTTTCTCATGGGAGACTCCTCTGAGTTGGGCCGTTCAGGGCCCGAAAAACGTACCGCGTCACGGCTCCACCGTGAACACCATCTGCATGCCCGCCTCCAGGTGCTCGGCGATGTGGCAGTGCAGCATCCATTGGCCGGGGTTCGAGAGTTCGAGCAGGAGGTCGACCGAACCGCCCACGGGGACGACCACCATGTCCTTCCAGGCGAGGTTGTCGTGCGCCACCCCGTTCGTGGCGAGAACGAGGAAGCGCTGGCCGTGGATGTGGATCGGATGCTGCATCTGGTGCAGCGTCTCGCGGCGGCTCCGGATCCGCAGCTTGACCACGTCGCCCACGCGGAAGGTCCACCGGATCGCCTCGTTCTCGCGCCCGGTGGAGGGCTCGCGCAGCGTCCACGATACGTTTTCCGGCGTCGAGATCAGGTTCATCATCGGCATCGTTCCCGACCACTCGACCGGGTGGAAGTACGCCGAGTCCACCTGCATGAGGCGCTCGACGACGAGCGGGAGGCCGCGCGTCGACATGTCGAGTTCCAGCGTGAGGTCCACCGGCCGATCGAAGAGGGGGCGGTAGGGCGCGATCTCATCGCGTGCGCGCTCGTTCTCGCGCAGCACCTCGAAGGTCGCGCTCAGATCCGGCGTCGCGTCCGCCGCGCCGACGCGAACGACGCCCAGCGTGTCCTGTTCGGGGAAGAAGCTGCCGCCGATGTGGTCGATCCCCTGCACCCGGTTCAGAAGGGCGTAGCTCCCGCTCTCGGGAAAGGCGACGTGCACGATGTAACGCTCCGCCGGCGCGATGATCACGCTCTCGACCCATTCCTCCCGTTCGAAGTTGCCCACGTCGGCGCCCACGAGCTTCATGGGCGCCCCGCCGAAGGAGAGGTTGAACGTCCGCGTATTGGAGGCGTTGGTGAAGTAGAAGCGGACGACCGAGCCGCGCTCCACGTCCAGCGCGTAGTCGGGTCTCCCGTTCACGAGCATGGTGTTGCCGAAGCGGCCCATCAGCGCGTGGGTGGCGCGCTCGAGACCGAAGGGGACGATCCCGTGCTCGCCCACGAGCAGGTCGTCGAGCATCACGACTTCCTCGCGGTGGACGGGGCTGAAATAGTCGGGATCTTCGGACCGGACCATGAGGTTGCCGGCCAGTCCCAGATCCTGCTGAACTTCCTCGCGGTGGTGCGGGTGGTACCAGTAGAGGCCGGGGTCGGGGAAGTGCACCGTGTAGCGGAAGCTCTCGCCGGGGGCCACGACCTCCTGCGTCAGGCCCGGGACGCCGTCGAAGCGGTTGTCGAGCCGCAGACCGTGCCAGTGGATCGCGGTCGGCCAGTCGATGCGGTTCGTAAAGCCGATCGTGACGGTCGCGTCCTCGGGGACCCAGAGGAGGGGACCGGGGATCTGTCCGTTGAAGCCGTAACCGAGGAGTTCTCGGTCGCCAATGCGGCGGCGCACGTAGACGGCGTCGAGGGCGAGCGAGTCGCCGTCGGCGAGTTCGATCACCTCGCGGGGGCGGGCGTCGACGACTTCGCCTTCCCATCCGTCCCCCGGCAACCAAGGCTGCACGTCCGGCCGCAGCTCCATGAGCGACGGGAGCATCATGACCCCTTCGGGCATCGGCACGCCGCCCCAGGCGTCGTCCATCGCCATCTCGCCGTGGGGCGTCCGCGAAGCGCCCAGCGCGAACTCGAGAAAGTCGGCGGGCTGCATGCGGCTCGAAGGCGATTGGGCTCGCAGCACGTAGGGGCCTGATGGCTCCGCGCCCGTCCCCCCGGCCGCTCCGGATTCCGCCGTGACCAGGATGAGGAACTTGTTGAACCCGACCTGCCCCACCTCCGCGCGTCCGCGCGCCGGAACCTCCCCGAGCCGCTCGATCGGCCAGAGGACCTGGGTCGACGCCCAGGCGACGTAACGGTCGTACGGCCCGAGCGTGGAGGGGGGCGGAAGGTCCGTCGAGATCACCGCGTCGTACAGCAGGCGTCCGTCCGGCGTCACCCCGACGGAGAACGGCCCCGCAGGACGGCGCAACTCGACCGTGCCGGCCGCGTCCGGGACGCGGGGCGTCGGGAACAGCGACATGCAGTACAGATCCGGGCTCGCCGCGCTCCCCTGCTCCGCGCCGGACGTGCAGGGAGGGGCCTCCTGCGGCGGCGGCATCCCCGGGGGCGGCGCGCCCACCCAAAGCCAGAGCGCTCCGCACAGGGCCCCGGCGGCGCCGAGCGCCGCAGCGGCCGCCGCGCCGGAGTCCCGTTCCGATGACCGCCGGGCCGCGGGGGTCAATGGAGGGCCCGCGTGCGGCCCCCGTCGACGGCGATGGACACGCCCGTCACGTAGCTGGCGCGCTCGGAGGCGAGGAACGCCACGACCGCGGCGAACTCGCGTGGGTCGCCGAGACGTCCGACGGGGATCGCGGCGTTCCACCCCGCTTCCACTTCCTCCGTCGAGATCCCCCCGGCTTCGGCGCGCACCGCGGCCAGTTGGTCGAGCCTCGCGGTGCGCGTGAAGCCCGGGAGCACGTTGTTCACGGTGACGCCGAACGAGGCGACCTCGTTCGAGAGGGTCTTCGCGAAGCCCGTCACAGCGGCCCGCACGCTGTTGGAGAGGATCAGGTCAGCTTCGGGTTCCTTCGCGGCAACTGACGTGATGTTCAGGATCCGCCCCCAGCCCCGCTCCTTCATGCCGGGCAGGACGGCGCGGGTGAGATCGAGAGCGCTCTCCAGATTGAGGCGGACGGCCGCCTTCCACGCCTCCCGGTCGTGGTCCTCGAACTTTCCCGCCGGGGGTCCGCCCGCGTTGTTCACGAGGATGTCCACGCGCCCGAAGCGGGACATCGCCGCGTCGACGAGGCCGGCCACGGCCTGGGGATCCGACAGATCGGCCGGGATCCCGACGACGTCGCCGGGCCCGCGCGCGTCAGCGGAGGCCACGGCTTCCGCGAGCGCGGTCTCGCCCCTGGCGCACATCAGCACGTGCGCCCCTTCCGCCGCCAGTTCTTCGGCCACGGCCCGGCCGAGCCCCTTCGACGAGGCGGCTACGAGTGCGACGCGGCCGGTGATCCCGAGGTCCATCAGTCGTCCGTGTCGTGAAAGTAGGCGTCCGTCCCATCGAGCCAGTCGGTACGGGGAGGACAGAAAATGTCGAGATCCAGCGTCTTTTCGAGCGCGATGGCCTTGTGCGGGACGTGGGAGGGAATATGGAGGATCTCCCCCGCCCGTACGACGACTTCCTCGCGCCCGTCTTCGCCCAGCCAGAAGTGCAGCGCTCCCTCGAGGATGTACGTGAACTGCTCATTCTCGTGCGAGTGCGTGGGAACGACCGCGCCCTCCTCGAGCAGGACCTGCGCGATCATGGCCCGGTCTCCCGTCACCATGCGCCGGCCCAACTGTCCGGTCACGCGCTCCCACGGCAATTCCTCCCAGCGGAAGTGCCGGGGCTTCGCTTCGCTCATGACGTTTCCTCCCTGGGATGATGTCGTCTGGTTCCGGTCGGCGGAGGATGAGCCGCCTGCCGGTTCCCGGCAAGCGTCCAGGCGACGCCCGCGCGAAGGTTCCAGTCGCCGCTGAGCGGCGTGGTTCCGTGCCCGAGCCCGACGTCGATGGCGAGCGGCCGGCGCCG
This DNA window, taken from Candidatus Palauibacter scopulicola, encodes the following:
- a CDS encoding cupin domain-containing protein; amino-acid sequence: MSEAKPRHFRWEELPWERVTGQLGRRMVTGDRAMIAQVLLEEGAVVPTHSHENEQFTYILEGALHFWLGEDGREEVVVRAGEILHIPSHVPHKAIALEKTLDLDIFCPPRTDWLDGTDAYFHDTDD
- a CDS encoding multicopper oxidase family protein; amino-acid sequence: MSLFPTPRVPDAAGTVELRRPAGPFSVGVTPDGRLLYDAVISTDLPPPSTLGPYDRYVAWASTQVLWPIERLGEVPARGRAEVGQVGFNKFLILVTAESGAAGGTGAEPSGPYVLRAQSPSSRMQPADFLEFALGASRTPHGEMAMDDAWGGVPMPEGVMMLPSLMELRPDVQPWLPGDGWEGEVVDARPREVIELADGDSLALDAVYVRRRIGDRELLGYGFNGQIPGPLLWVPEDATVTIGFTNRIDWPTAIHWHGLRLDNRFDGVPGLTQEVVAPGESFRYTVHFPDPGLYWYHPHHREEVQQDLGLAGNLMVRSEDPDYFSPVHREEVVMLDDLLVGEHGIVPFGLERATHALMGRFGNTMLVNGRPDYALDVERGSVVRFYFTNASNTRTFNLSFGGAPMKLVGADVGNFEREEWVESVIIAPAERYIVHVAFPESGSYALLNRVQGIDHIGGSFFPEQDTLGVVRVGAADATPDLSATFEVLRENERARDEIAPYRPLFDRPVDLTLELDMSTRGLPLVVERLMQVDSAYFHPVEWSGTMPMMNLISTPENVSWTLREPSTGRENEAIRWTFRVGDVVKLRIRSRRETLHQMQHPIHIHGQRFLVLATNGVAHDNLAWKDMVVVPVGGSVDLLLELSNPGQWMLHCHIAEHLEAGMQMVFTVEP
- a CDS encoding amidohydrolase family protein; amino-acid sequence: MRKFIAAPVALAALIAPAHLPAQSAAELGDATSEFVSIAGPTVALTGVKVIDGTGSGARTNQTVVIEGNRIAAVGPAGAVEIPPGAEVHDLPGHTVIPGMIGLHNHMFFMGAGGRMAQGNISSPRLYLAAGVTTIRTTGSVSPYADLNVKSSIDRGLAPGPRMHVTAPYVTGPNPALGDMAQVNSPEEARRFVRYWAGEGVSWIKAYTTIRRAELAAVIEEAHAQGLRVTGHICSITFQEAVDMGMDNIEHGFGTATDFDPRKQPDECPPNSMVTVGEEGDPTGEIARALILSMVENDVGMTSTMAVIEPMTKGRAVLDERTLEAMAPEVREDYLETVDAIEANPDWPMTEAHLQKHMAFERGFVEAGGVLAAGVDPTGIGGAIAGFGDQRNYELLVEAGFDASTVVRIVSANGARIMGVDEELGTIEAGKLADLVVLEGDLESDSAIIRNVTVVFKDGVGYDSEKLIDSVKGMVGIR
- a CDS encoding SDR family oxidoreductase — translated: MDLGITGRVALVAASSKGLGRAVAEELAAEGAHVLMCARGETALAEAVASADARGPGDVVGIPADLSDPQAVAGLVDAAMSRFGRVDILVNNAGGPPAGKFEDHDREAWKAAVRLNLESALDLTRAVLPGMKERGWGRILNITSVAAKEPEADLILSNSVRAAVTGFAKTLSNEVASFGVTVNNVLPGFTRTARLDQLAAVRAEAGGISTEEVEAGWNAAIPVGRLGDPREFAAVVAFLASERASYVTGVSIAVDGGRTRALH
- a CDS encoding amidohydrolase family protein, with translation MKMSRVLAAFAAIATVLADPVAAQSYGRLSEETRAYVAVQGPTVALEHVRVIDGTGGPVLEDQTVLLRDGRIAAVGPAASIDVPEDADRHDLGGHTVIPGMVGMHDHLFYTAVGGRRVQLGYSAPRLYLGSGVTTVRTTGSITPYADVHLRDAIDRGDSPGPRIHITAPYITGSMGAPHQARVTSPEQARRFVEYWAGEGATWVKAYTSIGSAELAAAIEEAHRLGLRVTGHLCSVSFQEAVALGIDNLEHGMLTASDFVPEKEPDRCPGNIMQRAGSSDPTGPIAQETIEAMVEAGVGLTATLSVYEAFFPDRDVVDERTLELMAPDLREAYLDERGRIQEMGPDPEHFRTELRFEKAFVDAGGLLASGVDPTGIGGALPGFGNQRNFELLLEAGLTPVQAVQVVSANGAKILGVDDELGTVEAGKIADLIVLSGDPASDPSAIRAVRWVFKDGVGYDSRELIQATRGLVGVR
- a CDS encoding nitroreductase family protein yields the protein MTDGGAYRPVPLPTFTRRGEEEMVRRARAFRDEMRRRRTVREYSDEPVPDEVIDACIEAAGTAPNGANRQPWHFVVVRDAEVKRRIRVEAEKEERDFYEHRAPAAWLEALAHLGTDEHKPFLETAPVLIAIFAESYEVRGGEKLKNYYVTESVGIATGILITALHHAGLATLTHTPSPMGFLNRVLDRPPNERPFLLLVVGYPADDALVPDITKKPLDRIASRR